In Stigmatopora nigra isolate UIUO_SnigA chromosome 18, RoL_Snig_1.1, whole genome shotgun sequence, one genomic interval encodes:
- the arhgap27 gene encoding rho GTPase-activating protein 15 gives MVDLYSGVWTGHRARRALPRTPASLQVDDENAGAPIYVNVAQIRQRSVESNPPPDADDQWEVHVDPESGQNYYYQPATGRSTWENPVAQLPPDPEPRTPSPPGSPAHRLSQTSDWLELVDDRSGCPYFYNTMSGETSWEPPELLSPYTPLSETLSGHRFHQDESPDLPEEDYHTEDYPGGADAAELDEGLLSATVSPITPIEYDLSHVSRAVIPRASLDRSVPAGWGLSVEPDGTWVFTNDHSLEQWVKSRDDMGHTYYYLRDGSKSQWTLPEAVPSLAQEEEEEEVVETDDFSNFNSWRQNVGPSLLMPVQEDTRFFPTHRRNTSDYSSDSSSTGNSPEAQPIVQNLEKAGILNKTKVSENGKKVRKNWAQTWTVLNGGLLTFHKDPKSTSPGISNKTNQIVPEVSVDLRGAMIGWASKDKSSKKNVLELKSKNGVEFLIQYDTESIITDWHKVLLDTIRQLEYQDHQSEEEDSSDTYERIGGAEQQIVLRRASRQSVVSHSAGETDPKKVRSKLKKFLTKRPSLQAVKEKGYIRDNVFGCHLATLCEQERSTVPSFVRRCIAALENRGLGIDGLYRVSGNLAVIQKLRFKADRDELDLDDAQWSDAHVLTGALKLFFRELPEPLFPYSHFHSFIAAIRIPDYNEKFDSINELIKSLPVPNHDTMSLLFGHLRRVIQCGDNNRMTVHNVAIVFGPTLLRPEAESGNIAMHTVFQNQIVEFILNDYEHLFQ, from the exons ATGGTGGACCTTTATAGCGGGGTCTGGACGGGTCACCGGGCCCGGCGGGCATTGCCCCGGACGCCCGCTTCGCTGCAG gTTGACGACGAAAACGCCGGCGCCCCCATTTATGTCAACGTAGCTCAAATTCGCCAAAGATCCGTCGAATCAAATCCCCCTCCGGACGCCGACGACCAATGGGAGGTGCACGTTGACCCTGAGAGCGGtcaaaactactactaccagcCCGCCACGGGGCGCTCCACTTGGGAAAACCCTGTGGCCCAGTTGCCCCCCGACCCCGAGCCGCGTACCCCGTCACCCCCCGGCTCCCCCGCCCACCGCCTGTCGCAGACATCGGACTGGTTGGAGCTAGTGGATGACCGCAGCGGGTGCCCCTATTTCTACAACACCATGTCTGGGGAAACTTCGTGGGAGCCGCCGGAGTTGTTGAGCCCTTACACCCCCCTGTCGGAGACCCTGAGCGGGCACCGCTTTCACCAGGATGAGTCG CCCGATTTACCTGAGGAAGACTACCACACAGAAGACTACCCAGGGGGTGCCGATGCAGCCGAATTGGACGAGGGACTCCTCTCAGCCACAGTGTCCCCCATCACTCCCATAGAATATGACCTGTCGCACGTGAGCCGTGCCGTCATCCCTCGGGCTAGCTTGGACCGCAGCGTGCCCGCCGGATGGGGGCTCAGCGTGGAACCCGACGGCACTTGGGTTTTTACCAACGACCACTCGTTGGAGCAG TGGGTCAAGTCCCGGGACGACATGGGGCACACTTACTACTACCTGAGAGACGGCTCCAAGTCCCAATGGACCCTACCTGAG GCAGTGCCTTCATTGgcccaggaggaggaggaggaagaggtggTAGAGACCGATGACTTTAGCAACTTTAACAGCTGGAGACAGAATGTGGGACCCTCTTTACTAATGCCGGTTCAAGAGGACACG AGGTTCTTCCCGACTCACCGAAGGAACACGTCAGACTACAGTAGCGACAGCTCCAGTACGGGAAACTCCCCCGAGGCGCAACCCATT GTGCAGAATTTAGAGAAAGCTGGGATtctcaacaaaacaaaagtgtcTGAAAACGGGAAAAAAGTCCG GAAAAACTGGGCTCAGACTTGGACTGTCCTAAATGGAGGCCTGTTGACCTTCCACAAAGATCCAAAATCGACATCACCCGGAATTTCG AACAAGACCAATCAGATTGTCCCGGAGGTGTCGGTGGATCTGCGAGGCGCCATGATTGGCTGGGCCTCGAAAGACAAATCCAGCAAGAAGAACGTTCTAGAG TTGAAAAGCAAGAATGGTGTGGAGTTTTTGATCCAGTATGATACTGAGAGCATCATCACTGACTGGCACAAAGTATTGTTGGACACAATACGACAACTG GAGTACCAGGACCATCAATCTGAGGAGGAGGACAGCAGCGACACGTACGAAAGAATTGGGGGTGCCGAACAACAGATTGTCTTGCGTCGGG CTTCCCGGCAGAGTGTAGTCAGCCATAGCGCTGGAGAGACAGACCCTAAGAAGGTCCGTTCCAAGCTGAAAAAATTCCTCACCAAGCGTCCTTCACTTCAGGCCGTCAAGGAGAAAGGATACATACGAG ACAATGTGTTCGGATGCCACCTTGCTACACTTTGCGAGCAGGAAAGGTCCACCGTGCCCAGTTTTGTGAGAAGATGCATTGCAGCACTGGAAAACAGAG gTTTGGGAATTGATGGACTCTACAGGGTCAGTGGGAACCTCGCTGTCATCCAGAAATTGCGCTTCAAGGCAGATAGAG ATGAACTGGATCTGGACGATGCCCAGTGGTCGGATGCTCACGTCCTGACCGGAGCGCTGAAGCTGTTTTTCCGCGAGCTTCCCGAGCCGCTTTTTCCCTACAGCCACTTTCACAGCTTCATTGCAGCTATCA GAATTCCTGATTACAATGAAAAGTTTGATTCtattaatgaattaatcaaaTCTCTTCCCGTCCCAAATCATGACACCATGAGTCTCTTGTTTGGACATTTACGACG AGTCATCCAGTGTGGTGACAACAACCGCATGACGGTGCACAACGTGGCCATCGTGTTCGGACCGACGCTTCTTCGACCCGAAGCAGAGTCGGGCAACATCGCCATGCATACGGTTTTCCAGAATCAGATTGTAGAGTTCATTCTCAATGATTATGAGCACCTCTTCCAATAA
- the slc68a1a gene encoding transmembrane protein 180 → MGRSSEGNGLTGTVVIPTAVLYGSLALFISILHNVFLLYYVDTFVSVYKIDKVSFWVGETVFLLWNSFNDPLFGWMSDRQFLSSPQSSSQLTSPEVILKRLHALSSSGPLFALSFLAFWVAWASPGLQFLVCLCLYDGFLTMVDLHHSALMADLVVSAADRTRLNFHCSVFSALGSISVFLSYSFWDKEDFYAFRLFCVTLATFSILGFFLVSRLLRERFQREIRPRLDEAHALKELSVGHAPFTSPERPVTLRQYLKQLSKHKNFMWFVSMNLLQVFHCHFNNNFFPLFLEHLLSDTISASTGSILLGVSYVAPHLNNLYFLTLCQRHGVYKVIHWLFMLKLALSVAMLLAGADRVYLLCIFIASNRVFTEGTCKLLKLVISDLVDEDFVVNRRQQAASALLFGMVALLTKPGQTLAPLIGTWLLCAYTGYDIFQREPAKDTPVDASSSEGTPPLRLGCFHILVFVPITCALLQLAAWSRFTLHGRKLQGIKSSRQGSHHQDVADVKAI, encoded by the exons ATGGGCCGAAGCAGCGAGGGCAACGGGCTAACCGGCACTGTTGTCATCCCCACTGCAGTCCTCTACGGTTCCTTGGCCCTCTTCATCTCCATCCTGCATAATGTCTTCTTGCTCTACTATGTGGACACTTTTGTGTCCGTCTACAAGATTGACAAAGTCTCCTTTTGGGTTGGAGAG ACGGTGTTTCTGCTGTGGAACAGCTTCAACGATCCTCTGTTTGGCTGGATGAGCGATCGCCAATTTCTCAGTTCTCCTCA GAGCAGCTCCCAGCTGACATCCCCAGAGGTGATCCTGAAGCGCCTCCATGCACTCTCATCCAGCGGGCCCCTATTCGCCCTATCATTCCTGGCCTTCTGGGTGGCGTGGGCCAGCCCGGGCCTGCAGTTCCTCGTGTGCCTGTGCTTGTACGACGGCTTCTTGACCATGGTGGACCTCCACCACAGCGCCCTCATGGCCGACCTGGTCGTGTCGGCAGCCGACCGCACGCGCCTCAATTTCCACTGCTCAGTCTTCAGCGCCCTGGGTTCCATCTCCGTTTTCTTGTCCTACTCCTTCTGGGACAAGGAGGACTTCTACGCCTTCCGCCTTTTCTGCGTGACCCTCgccacattctccattttggGATTCTTTCTGGTCTCCCGGTTGCTACGGGAACGCTTTCAAAGGGAAATCCGGCCAAGACTGGACGAGGCACATGCTCTCAAAGA GCTCAGTGTGGGCCACGCGCCATTCACATCACCGGAGCGACCTGTCACTCTTAGACAGTACCTCAAGCAGCTCTCCAAACACAAAAATTTCATGTGGTTCGTCTCCATGAATCTCCTCCAG GTGTTTCACTGCCACTTCAACAACAACTTTTTCCCTCTCTTCCTGGAGCACCTGCTATCCGATACCATCTCCGCCTCCACGGGCTCCATCCTTCTag GCGTCTCCTACGTAGCACCACACCTGAACAACTTGTATTTCCTGACGCTGTGCCAGCGCCATGGCGTCTACAAGGTTATCCATTGGCTCTTCATGCTCAAGCTAGCACTGAGTGTGGCCATGTTGCTGGCTGGGGCTGACCGCGTCTATTTGCTCTGCATCTTCATAGCCAG TAATCGAGTGTTTACGGAGGGAACCTGCAAGCTGCTCAAGTTGGTCATCTCCGACCTGGTGGACGAAGACTTTGTGGTCAACCGGCGGCAGCAGGCGGCTTCTGCGCTGCTTTTCGGCATGGTGGCCCTGCTTACCAAGCCCGGCCAGACGTTGGCGCCGCTCATCGGGACGTGGCTACTCTGCGCCTACACAG GCTACGATATTTTCCAAAGAGAACCAGCTAAAGACACCCCTGTTGACGCATCCTCGTCGGAGGGGACTCCGCCATTGCGTTTGGGCTGCTTCCACATCCTGGTATTTGTGCCCATTACCTGCGCCTTGCTGCAATTGGCCGCCTGGTCGCGCTTCACGTTGCACGGGCGCAAACTGCAGGGAATCAAAAGCTCCCGGCAAGGTTCCCACCACCAAGACGTGGCCGACGTCAAAGCCATATGA
- the vps25 gene encoding vacuolar protein-sorting-associated protein 25 → MSFEWPWQYNFPPFFTLQPNVDTRQKQLAAWCSLALTYYRHEKLYTLDVMEAQESPVFNNRKIERKLSMEAIQVVFEELRKNGNLEWLDKNKSRCLVMWRRPEEWGKLMYNWVSKNGMNNTVFTLYELSNGDDTEGEEFHGLEEWMLLRSLQALQTDGKAEIISMDDGKGVKFF, encoded by the exons ATGAGTTTCGAGTGGCCCTGGCAGTACAATTTTCCTCCGTTTTTCAC GCTTCAACCCAATGTGGACACAAGACAGAAACAACTGGCGGCATGGTGTTCTCTTGCCTTGACCTACTATCGCCATGAAAAGCTGTACACGCTGGACGTGATGGAGGCCCAGGAGAGCCCCGTCTTCAACAACCGCAAAATTGAGC GAAAACTGTCTATGGAAGCCATTCAAGTGGTTTTTGAGGAGCTAAGGAAAAATG GTAATCTGGAGTGGCTGGATAAGAACAAGTCCAGATGTTTGGTGATGTGGAGGCGGCctgaggagtggggaaagctcATGTATAACTGG GTGTCCAAAAACGGGATGAACAACACGGTATTCACACTGTACGAGCTGTCCAACGGCGATGACACAGAGGGCGAAG AGTTCCATGGCCTGGAGGAATGGATGCTGCTACGCTCTTTGCAGGCCTTGCAAACGGACGGCAAAGCCGAAATCATCAGCATGGACGATGGCAAAGGCGTCAAGTTCTTTTGA